The proteins below are encoded in one region of Homo sapiens chromosome 5 genomic patch of type FIX, GRCh38.p14 PATCHES HG2308_PATCH:
- the PCDHB2 gene encoding protocadherin beta-2 precursor, which yields MEAGEGKERVPKQRQVLIFFVLLGIAQASCQPRHYSVAEETESGSFVANLLKDLGLEIGELAVRGARVVSKGKKMHLQFDRQTGDLLLNEKLDREELCGPTEPCVLPFQVLLENPLQFFQAELRIRDVNDHSPVFLDKEILLKIPESITPGTTFLIERAQDLDVGTNSLQNYTISPNFHFHLNLQDSLDGIILPQLVLNRALDREEQPEIRLTLTALDGGSPPRSGTALVRIEVVDINDNVPEFAKLLYEVQIPEDSPVGSQVAIVSARDLDIGTNGEISYAFSQASEDIRKTFRLSAKSGELLLRQKLDFESIQTYTVNIQATDGGGLSGTCVVFVQVMDLNDNPPELTMSTLINQIPENLQDTLIAVFSVSDPDSGDNGRMVCSIQDDLPFFLKPSVENFYTLVISTALDRETRSEYNITITVTDFGTPRLKTEHNITVLVSDVNDNAPAFTQTSYTLFVRENNSPALHIGSVSATDRDSGTNAQVTYSLLPPQDPHLPLASLVSINADNGHLFALQSLDYEALQAFEFRVGAADRGSPALSSEALVRVLVLDANDNSPFVLYPLQNGSAPCTELVPRAAEPGYLVTKVVAVDGDSGQNAWLSYQLLKATEPGLFGVWAHNGEVRTARLLRERDAAKQRLVVLVKDNGEPPRSATATLHVLLVDGFSQPYLLLPEAAPAQAQADLLTVYLVVALASVSSLFLFSVLLFVAVRLCRRSRAASVGRCSVPEGPFPGQMVDVSGTGTLSQSYQYEVCLTGGSGTNEFKFLKPIIPNFVAQGAERVSEANPSFRKSFEFT from the coding sequence ATGGAGGCCGGAGAGGGGAAGGAGCGCGTTCCGAAACAAAGGCAAGTCCTGATATTCTTTGTTTTGCTGGGCATAGCTCAGGCTAGTTGCCAGCCTAGGCACTATTCAGTGGCCGAGGAAACGGAGAGTGGCTCCTTTGTGGCCAATTTGTTAAAAGACCTGGGGCTGGAGATAGGAGAACTTGCTGTGAGGGGGGCCAGGGTcgtttccaaaggaaaaaaaatgcatttgcagTTCGATAGGCAGACCGGGGATTTGTTGTTAAATGAGAAATTGGACCGGGAGGAGCTGTGCGGCCCCACAGAGCCCTGTGTCCTACCTTTCCAGGTGTTACTAGAAAATCCCTTGCAGTTTTTTCAGGCGGAGCTACGGATTAGGGACGTAAATGATCATTCCCCAGTTTTCCTAGACAaagaaatacttttgaaaattcCAGAAAGTATCACTCCTGGAACTACTTTCTTAATAGAACGTGCCCAGGACTTGGATGTAGGAACCAACAGTCTCCAAAATTACACAATCAGTCCCAATTTCCACTTTCATCTTAATTTACAAGACAGTCTCGATGGCATAATATTACCACAGCTGGTGCTGAACAGAGCCCTGGATCGCGAGGAGCAGCCTGAGATCAGGTTAACCCTCACAGCGCTAGATGGCGGGAGTCCACCCAGGTCCGGCACGGCCCTGGTACGGATTGAAGTTGTGGACATCAATGACAACGTCCCAGAGTTTGCAAAGCTGCTCTATGAGGTGCAGATCCCGGAGGACAGCCCCGTTGGATCCCAGGTTGCCATCGTCTCTGCCAGGGATTTAGACATTGGAACTAATGGAGAAATATCTTATGCATTTTCCCAAGCATCTGAAGACATTCGCAAAACGTTTCGATTAAGTGCAAAATCGGGAGAACTGCTTTTAAGACAGAAACTGGATTTCGAATCCATCCAGACATACACAGTAAATATTCAGGCGACAGATGGTGGGGGCCTATCTGGAACTTGTGTGGTATTTGTCCAAGTGATGGATTTGAATGACAATCCTCCGGAACTAACTATGTCGACACTTATCAATCAGATCCCAGAAAACTTGCAGGACACCCTCATTGCTGTATTCAGCGTTTCAGATCCTGACTCCGGAGACAACGGAAGGATGGTGTGCTCCATCCAAGATgatcttccttttttcttgaaaCCTTCTGTTGAGAACTTTTACACTCTGGTGATAAGCACGGCCCTGGACCGGGAGACCAGATCCGAATACAACATCACCATCACCGTCACCGACTTCGGGACACCCAGGCTGAAAACCGAGCACAACATAACCGTGCTGGTCTCCGACGTCAATGACAACGCCCCCGCCTTCACCCAAACCTCCTACACCCTGTTCGTCCGCGAGAACAACAGCCCCGCCCTGCACATCGGCAGCGTCAGCGCCACAGACAGAGACTCGGGCACCAACGCCCAGGTCACCTACTCGCTGCTGCCGCCCCAGGACCCGCACCTGCCCCTCGCCTCCCTGGTCTCCATCAACGCGGACAACGGCCACCTGTTCGCTCTCCAGTCGCTGGACTACGAGGCCCTGCAGGCGTTCGAGTTCCGCGTGGGCGCCGCAGACCGCGGCTCCCCGGCGTTGAGCAGCGAGGCGCTGGTGCGCGTGCTGGTGCTGGACGCCAACGACAACTCGCCCTTCGTGCTGTACCCGCTGCAGAACGGCTCCGCGCCCTGCACCGAGCTGGTGCCCCGGGCGGCCGAGCCGGGCTACCTGGTGACCAAGGTGGTGGCGGTGGACGGCGACTCGGGCCAGAACGCCTGGCTGTCGTACCAGCTGCTCAAGGCCACGGAGCCCGGGCTGTTCGGCGTGTGGGCGCACAATGGCGAGGTGCGCACCGCCAGGCTGCTGAGGGAGCGCGACGCTGCCAAGCAGAGGCTGGTGGTGCTGGTCAAGGACAATGGCGAGCCTCCGCGCTCGGCCACCGCCACGCTGCACGTGCTCCTGGTGGACGGCTTCTCCCAGCCCTACCTGCTGCTCCCGGAGGCGGCACCGGCCCAGGCCCAGGCCGACTTGCTCACCGTCTACCTGGTGGTGGCGTTGGCCTCGGTGTCTTCGCTCTTCCTCTTCTCGGTGCTCCTGTTCGTGGCGGTGCGGCTGTGCAGGAGGAGCAGGGCGGCCTCGGTGGGTCGCTGCTCGGTGCCCGAGGGCCCCTTTCCAGGGCAGATGGTGGACGTGAGCGGCACCGGGACCCTGTCCCAGAGCTACCAGTACGAGGTGTGTCTGACTGGAGGCTCCGGGACAAATGAGTTCAAGTTCCTGAAGCCAATTATCCCCAACTTCGTTGCTCAGGGTGCAGAGAGGGTTAGCGAGGCAAATCCCAGTTTCAGGAAGAGCTTTGAATTCACTTAA